The window CTGCTGACCCCCGCTCTGCTGGGGCTGGCTCCTGCGCTGGCTCTCCCGCCAGCGGCCGAGCTCCCCGTGTTGGCCGTATCCGTGGCGCTGGCTCTGCTGGCCGTGCACTCCGGAGTGCAGGACCACGGAGACCGACGGGTGCTGGGACTCCTGATGACGGGTAGCCTGCTGTGGCTGGCGTCCCTTCAGGGCCTGCTCGCCCCGCTGCCCGAGTACATGGCTTCGCCCGTGGGCGGCCTTCTGGTGGCTACCAGCCTCGTGTGGAACGGCCGGCTGCGGCACCGCAGCCTCTGCCGTGCCACCTGCACCTGTCCGGTGCCGCACGGCACGGAGCGTCCCCAGGTCGCGGAGCTCGACGCCCTCGGCGAGTGACCTCACGCAGCCCTCGCGCAGCGCGAACAAAGTCCAAAGAGCGTAATGTCGTGGTCCTCGATCCTGAATCCGGAGGGGACGAGACTGTGGAACGCGTCCGTGCACGCCGCGATGTCGAACGCCTGATCGCAGCTCCGGCACAGGAAATGGTGATGATGGGGCTTGCCCGCCCGCTCATAGCGGGGGGAGGTTCCGGGCAGCGCCACCAACGCCAGCCACTCTTCTTCGACGAGGAGACGCAGGTTGCGATACACGGTCGCCAACCCGAGCGAGGGACACTCCTCGCGCGCGCTGTGCAGCACCTCCGCAG is drawn from Gemmatimonadota bacterium and contains these coding sequences:
- a CDS encoding MerC domain-containing protein: MLWRSDVESGLDPDDRTGFSTSRSRFRLFENGLSFWPCWHLVSTEEPNTVIGSDSSTATSRMERLGTWLPTLCAVHCLLTPALLGLAPALALPPAAELPVLAVSVALALLAVHSGVQDHGDRRVLGLLMTGSLLWLASLQGLLAPLPEYMASPVGGLLVATSLVWNGRLRHRSLCRATCTCPVPHGTERPQVAELDALGE
- a CDS encoding transcriptional repressor, with protein sequence MTKETAQRRAIRRAFERSGRPLAPAEVLHSAREECPSLGLATVYRNLRLLVEEEWLALVALPGTSPRYERAGKPHHHHFLCRSCDQAFDIAACTDAFHSLVPSGFRIEDHDITLFGLCSRCARAA